A window from Bufo bufo chromosome 1, aBufBuf1.1, whole genome shotgun sequence encodes these proteins:
- the LOC120987317 gene encoding phospholipase A2 inhibitor and Ly6/PLAUR domain-containing protein-like: MTPTVTAIFFLTVCVTSVWSLKCVQCTGFSNTPCTGSLQDCASVSDACGTTVIRTRGYRWTSFYYIRSCVSTTECFNNASVTGLYATTASGTTCCFTDNCTTSVPTLPVENYTLNGLMCPSYVETLMEPCDIKNVSSCTGDQIHCVRYSATTTLESTKSTLYFGGCATENTCAMASSSIYGDGISMEIKRKCYNSADSLYYSLPMILGFLRLVLSM, from the exons ATGACCCCCACAGTCACCGCCATCTTTTTCCTGACCGTCTGTGTCACCTCAG TCTGGTCCTTGAAGTGTGTGCAGTGCACTGGTTTCAGTAACACCCCCTGCACCGGCAGCTTACAGGACTGCGCCTCCGTTAGTGATGCCTGCGGGACGACGGTGATCCGCACCAGAG GATACCGCTGGACGAGCTTTTACTACATCCGCTCCTGTGTGAGTACCACCGAGTGCTTCAATAACGCGAGTGTGACCGGTCTGTACGCGACCACAGCGTCCGGAACGACGTGCTGCTTCACTGACAACTGCACCACCTCCGTGCCGACCC TACCAGTGGAAAATTACACCTTGAATGGGTTAATGTGCCCGTCCTATGTGGAAACCCTTATGGAACCCTGTGATATAAAGAACGTGTCATCCTGCACCGGAGATCAGATACATTGTGTCCGATATTCAGCGACTACAACATTAG AATCCACTAAATCCACCCTTTATTTTGGTGGATGTGCCACggagaacacgtgtgccatggcgAGCAGTTCAATCTATGGAGATGGAATCAGCATGGAAATTAAGAGGAAGTGCTACAACAGCGCAGACAGTCTCTACTACAGTTTACCCATGATCCTAGGGTTCCTCAGACTTGTTCTCTCAATGTGA